A stretch of the Alnus glutinosa chromosome 6, dhAlnGlut1.1, whole genome shotgun sequence genome encodes the following:
- the LOC133870827 gene encoding ylmG homolog protein 1-2, chloroplastic — protein sequence MAPLMTSQAILVRSPLLLPPPNLKPIFHNPRNPFSLRLATKCNPTLVLTSASASSSPLPTLPPQTPKILSQSAITQILTTVSGIALFFATLTHKLIAKLSPKITEQVCLQSNLVSTVGPLFFAALKDRPSGYLNTPLTVVAAGLAKWLDIYSGVLMVRVLLSWFPNIPWERQPLSAIRDLCDPYLNLFRNIIPPIFDTLDVSPLLAFAVLGTLGSILNSSRGMY from the coding sequence ATGGCTCCTTTGATGACCTCCCAAGCCATCCTCGTCCGAAGCCCACTCCTCCTCCCACCGCCAAACCTGAAACCCATCTTCCATAACCCCCGAAATCCTTTCTCTCTCCGCCTCGCCACTAAATGTAACCCTACCCTTGTCCTCACTTCCGCTTCTGCTTCTTCCTCTCCTCTCCCCACTCTACCCCCACAAACCCCAAAAATCCTGTCTCAGTCTGCAATCACCCAAATCCTCACTACCGTCTCAGGCATAGCCTTATTCTTCGCAACCCTCACCCACAAACTAATCGCAAAACTCTCTCCCAAAATCACTGAACAAGTCTGCCTACAAAGCAACTTAGTCAGCACGGTTGGGCCGCTATTCTTTGCCGCGCTAAAGGATCGACCCTCCGGGTACCTGAACACGCCGCTGACGGTGGTGGCGGCAGGCTTGGCCAAGTGGCTTGACATCTACAGTGGGGTTTTGATGGTTAGGGTTTTGCTCAGCTGGTTCCCCAACATTCCCTGGGAGCGTCAGCCCTTATCGGCGATTCGGGACTTGTGCGATCCCTATTTGAATCTCTTCCGGAATATAATCCCACCAATATTCGATACACTGGACGTAAGCCCGCTTTTGGCTTTCGCGGTGTTGGGCACTCTTGGGTCCATTCTTAATAGCAGTAGGGGTATGTATTGA